The following coding sequences are from one Verrucosispora sp. WMMD573 window:
- a CDS encoding phosphatidylserine decarboxylase: MTQSPAVRTPDRSGPVRLGERAARTLVSELARINEPKAALLVGAAPESAVLTAAIEALLPGDTLTLVPAERVSATALREHVTAQGRWVAERVRVVDSLAEVEAAAVVIAAEAFTGTADEARTTIGTLTKYLADGAVLSVATAVARTAGAAAELDRQGALYGVGNDLVLLNKPPVRVYRLRFTPAEVAAAEQLAPAYRPSSVPLSRDMHIDSNGVAAAGIALGLAALARLARPKSKLWLLPALAAAPVAAFFRDPQRDVPEDPSAVVAAADGQVLSVQRLTDERFGDGEFLRIAVFLSVLDVHVNRSPVAGKVVDYFVADGGFVNAMKPDAEHNVAAYTVLDTTHGTVVVAQRTGLIARRIVQRAPIGALLARGERFGLIRFGSRTDVYLPAEAAEPLVGPGDKVIGGSTVIARWR, from the coding sequence ATGACCCAGTCCCCCGCCGTGCGTACGCCCGACCGATCCGGTCCGGTCCGCCTCGGCGAGCGCGCCGCCCGTACCCTCGTCTCCGAGCTTGCCCGGATCAACGAACCGAAGGCCGCCCTGCTGGTCGGCGCGGCTCCGGAGTCCGCGGTGCTGACCGCGGCGATCGAAGCGCTGCTGCCCGGCGACACCCTCACCCTGGTGCCCGCCGAACGGGTCAGCGCCACGGCGCTGCGGGAGCACGTCACCGCTCAGGGCCGCTGGGTCGCCGAGCGGGTCCGGGTCGTGGACAGCCTCGCCGAGGTGGAGGCCGCCGCGGTGGTCATCGCCGCCGAAGCGTTCACCGGCACCGCCGACGAGGCCCGCACCACCATCGGAACGCTCACCAAGTACCTGGCCGACGGCGCGGTGCTCAGCGTCGCCACCGCGGTCGCCCGGACCGCCGGCGCCGCCGCCGAGTTGGACCGGCAGGGCGCGTTGTACGGCGTCGGCAACGACCTGGTGCTGCTCAACAAGCCGCCGGTACGCGTGTACCGGCTCCGCTTCACCCCGGCCGAGGTCGCTGCGGCGGAGCAGCTCGCGCCCGCGTACCGGCCGTCGAGCGTGCCGCTCAGCCGAGACATGCACATCGACTCCAACGGGGTCGCCGCCGCCGGCATCGCCCTCGGGCTGGCCGCGCTGGCCCGACTGGCCCGACCGAAGTCGAAGCTCTGGCTGCTGCCCGCACTGGCCGCCGCGCCGGTGGCGGCCTTCTTCCGGGATCCGCAGCGGGACGTGCCGGAGGACCCGTCGGCCGTGGTGGCCGCCGCCGACGGGCAGGTGTTGTCGGTGCAGCGCCTGACCGACGAGCGCTTCGGCGACGGCGAGTTCCTCCGGATCGCCGTCTTCCTGTCGGTGCTGGACGTGCACGTCAACCGCTCCCCGGTGGCCGGCAAGGTGGTCGACTACTTCGTCGCCGACGGCGGGTTCGTCAACGCGATGAAACCGGACGCGGAGCACAACGTGGCCGCCTACACGGTGCTGGACACCACCCACGGCACCGTGGTGGTGGCCCAGCGGACCGGCCTGATCGCCCGCCGGATCGTGCAGCGCGCTCCGATCGGCGCGTTGCTGGCCCGGGGCGAACGGTTCGGGCTGATCCGCTTCGGCTCGCGTACCGACGTCTACCTGCCGGCAGAGGCCGCGGAACCGTTGGTCGGCCCGGGCGACAAGGTGATCGGTGGATCGACGGTGATCGCCCGCTGGCGCTGA